CCGGCGGTCAAGCCGTCCCGATTCGGGCTGGACTGAAGGGCTACGATTCTCATCGCTTCGCCTCCTGCGGGATGATTCGCTGCCGCGGCGGGCTCGTCCTTCAATCCTTTATGTTGACATAACACAAGGGTGGCGTCAAACGGAAAAACAGGGAGCGCCCCTAGCCGGTGGCCACGCCGGCCACACCGGGCCGGTCCTCCAGGTCCCAGCGGGGACACCTAGGGCCCCAGCGGGCCAGGATCTCCCCACCACTACTGAGGCTGATCACTTCACAGTGGTTGGCGCAGCGGTCGCATTCGAAGGAGGAGGCCGCGAACGGCCTGGCCGAAGCGGCGAAGCCGCGGAAGCTGGACGGCTTTCCGCTCCGGACGGCCTCTCTGGCCAGCATCGCGGCGCCGATGGCCCCGGTCACGGAGTGGTACGGGGTGACCACGATCGGATGCCCCAGGGTCTCTTCGAAGGCCCGCCGGATGCCGACGTTCGAGGCCACCCCGCCCTGGAAGGCTATCGGCGGGGTGATCTCCTTCCCCCGGGCCACGTTGTTCAGGTAGTTGCGGACCAATGCCTCGCACAACCCGTAGAGGATGTCCTCGGTCCGGTGACCGAGCTGCTGCTTGTGAATCATGTCCGATTCGGCGAAGACGGTGCAACGCCCGGCGATACGGACCGGGGTCTTCGAGCCGAGGGCCATCGGGCCGAGGTCTTCGATCCTGATCCCCAGCCGGGCGGCCTGCTGGTCGAGGAACGAGCCGGTGCCCGCGGCGCAGACGGTGTTCATCGCGAAGTCCAGGACCCACCCATCGCGCAGCAGGATGATCTTGGAGTCCTGCCCCCCGATCTCGATGATCGTCCTGACTCCGGGGACGAGGAAGGCCGTGGCCGTAGCGTGGGCGGTGATCTCATTCTTGATCACGTCGGCCCCGGCGATGACCCCGGCCAACTGTCGCGCGCTGCCGGTGGTCCCACAGCCCCGGATGGTCAGCCCTTCCGGGAGGTTGGCGGCCACCTCGGCCAGGCCCGCTTGAAGGACGGTGATGGGTTGCCCCCGGGTCCGCAGGTAGACCTGGTTGAGGACGGTCATCCCCTCGGTCAGGACGACCAGGTTGGTGCTCACCGAGCCGACATCGATGCCAAGGTAAGCGATCACGCGACCCCCTCCTTCCCCCGTCGGCGCTGCCAGAGCATGTCGACAAAGGCTTCGCAACGGGTTCGCACGCCGGCCTCACCGGTCTGCTCGTCCAGGAAGAACGAGAGGACCGGCAGATCAAGGTCCCTTGAGACGGCGGGCAGGATCCC
The window above is part of the Bacillota bacterium genome. Proteins encoded here:
- a CDS encoding acyl-CoA dehydratase activase, encoding MIAYLGIDVGSVSTNLVVLTEGMTVLNQVYLRTRGQPITVLQAGLAEVAANLPEGLTIRGCGTTGSARQLAGVIAGADVIKNEITAHATATAFLVPGVRTIIEIGGQDSKIILLRDGWVLDFAMNTVCAAGTGSFLDQQAARLGIRIEDLGPMALGSKTPVRIAGRCTVFAESDMIHKQQLGHRTEDILYGLCEALVRNYLNNVARGKEITPPIAFQGGVASNVGIRRAFEETLGHPIVVTPYHSVTGAIGAAMLAREAVRSGKPSSFRGFAASARPFAASSFECDRCANHCEVISLSSGGEILARWGPRCPRWDLEDRPGVAGVATG